A section of the Lathamus discolor isolate bLatDis1 chromosome 6, bLatDis1.hap1, whole genome shotgun sequence genome encodes:
- the SPTY2D1 gene encoding protein SPT2 homolog, which yields MDFRNILVKASEQQGLNSVPKRYSLAVGPPKKVPKVKGVESAAVQAFLRRQEEEKRKKALEERRKKEQLLARRIELKHDRKARAMASRTKDNFYGYNGIPVEEKPKKRRTCENVAQAAEAEYATEEETEQPEYSHTESEHEQEEYEEKPSKAAVKPKAPPKSAPAPLNFAELLRLAEKKQYEPVEIKPVKKVEERPRTAEELREREYLGRKNKRVETHRKSEKEVKNTGISSSSKKVTSQKESVNAKLNKSSADKHSTPKSSLMSSMSGTDKKSKTPALTEKYSRSSSSSRFDQMGKNSQNGSLKSSPGSSHGKLPVNGIGRSGSSSRVPPSKAAANGAQRPLSAKESSLKKSAHMKSVNTASLQHGINSNAKRSGSSLGKGGPGHPGGGSSAGPGRSSSNSGVGPGKPGSELSPGPGRLGSGSSTKPGKSAGSSSTGPGRPGSSSGTGLGRPGSSLGTGPGRPGGPGRPGRPGISTSTGPGRPGSSMGTGPGRPGIRPSTGPGRPGSSMGTGPGRPGVSSGMGAKRPGSSLGTGPGRPGISPSAGPGRPGSGLGTTVKPKCTVVSETISSKNLVTRPSNGQINGMRSFQGHRPVFHPQGLGRPPISYKRQIDDDDDEYDSEMDDFIEDEGEPQEEISKHIREIFGYDRKRYKDESDYALRYMESSWREQQKEEARSLRLGVQEDLEELRREEEELKRKRQSKKMRTH from the exons cactggaagaaagaagaaagaaagaacagctCTTGGCTAGGCGCATTGAACTTAAACATGACAGAAAGGCAAGAGCTATGGCCTCACGGACAAAGGATAATTTTTATGGTTATAATGGCATTCCTGTTGAAGAGAAGCCTAAAAAGAGGAGGACTTGTGAAAATGTTGCTCAAGCTGCAGAGGCTGAGTATGCaacagaagaggaaactgaGCAACCTGAATATAGTCACACTGAATCTGAGCATGAGCAAGAAGAATATGAAGAGAAACCATCCAAAGCTGCAGTGAAACCAAAGGCACCTCCCAAAAGTGCACCAGCACCTCTGAACTTTGCAGAGCTCTTAAGGCTTgctgaaaaaaagcagtatgaaccagtggaaataaaaccagtgaAAAAAGTAGAAGAGAGACCCAGAACAGCAGAAGAATTGAGAGAGAGGGAGTACTTAGGACGCAAAAACAAAAGAGTAGAAACGCACAGGAAAAGCGAGAAGGAGGTTAAGAATACAGGGATATCCAGTTCTTCCAAAAAAGTTACTTCTCAGAAAGAATCTGTGAATGCAAAGCTTAACAAAAGCTCAGCAGATAAACATTCCACACCAAAAAGCAGTCTGATGTCTTCTATGAGTGGTACTGATAAGAAATCCAAAACACCAGCATTGACTGAAAAATACTCACGGTCATCATCTTCCTCCAGATTTGatcaaatgggaaaaaactcACAAAATGGGTCCTTAAAAAGCTCTCCTGGTAGCAGTCATGGTAAATTACCTGTCAATGGTATTGGAAGGTCCGGCTCAAGTTCTCGTGTGCCACCCTCAAAAGCAGCAGCCAATGGGGCTCAGAGGCCTCTGTCTGCTAAAGAATCCAGCCTGAAAAAGTCTGCTCATATGAAATCAGTAAATACTGCATCTCTTCAGCATGGAATTAACTCCAACGCAAAGCGATCAGGCAGCAGCTTAGGAAAAGGAGGACCCGGGCATCCAGGTGGTGGttcaagtgcaggacctgggcGATCGAGCAGCAATTCTGGTGTGGGACCTGGAAAGCCGGGAAGTGAATTAAGCCCAGGACCTGGACGACTGGGCAGTGGCTCAAGCACGAAACCTGGAAAGTCAGCAGGCAGCTCAAGCACAGGACCTGGGCGaccaggcagcagctcaggcacGGGACTTGGACGACCAGGCAGCAGCTTGGGCACCGGGCCAGGAAGGCCAGGCGGGCCAGGAAGGCCAGGCAGGCCAGGCATCAGCACAAGCACAGGACCTGGGCGACCAGGCAGCAGCATGGGTACAGGACCAGGAAGGCCAGGCATCAGACCAAGTACTGGACCTGGGCGACCAGGCAGCAGCATGGGTACAGGACCAGGAAGGCCAGGAGTCAGTTCAGGCATGGGAGCCAAGCGACCAGGCAGCAGTTTGGGAACAGGACCAGGAAGGCCAGGCATCAGCCCAAGTGCGGGACCTGGGCGACCAGGCAGTGGTTTGGGCACTACTGTAAAACCGAAGTGTACTGTTGTATCAGAAACTATTTCTTCTAAAAACTTAGTAACAAGACCTAGCAATGGACAGATAAATGGCATGAGATCGTTTCAAGGTCATAGACCTGTGTTTCATCCACAAG GGCTTGGGAGACCACCTATTAGTTACAAGAGACAAatagatgatgatgatgatgaataTGACTCTGAAATGGATGACTTTATTGAAGATGAAGGGGAACCCCAGGAAGAAATATCAAAACATATTCGGGAAATATTTGGCTATGACCGGAAGAG ATACAAAGATGAAAGTGATTATGCCTTACGTTATATGGAGAGCAGCTGGAGAGAGCAACAGAAAGAAGAAGCTAGGAG CTTAAGGCTTGGTGTTCAGGAGGACTTAGAAGAATTGAGACGGGaagaagaagaattaaaacGCAAGAGACAGTCTAAGAAGATGAGGACACATTAA